The genomic DNA GATCGCGTTCGTCGCGTACGCGATCGACCTCGCCAAGCGCGGGGTCGCAGCGGGTGCGGCGGCCGAGCCGGTCGTGGTCACCGCAGGGGGCGGAGCGCCCGAGCGCAGCGAGGACGCCGCGACCCGAGACCGGGTCGCTGCGTCTCGAGACGCGTCGGATTCCGTCGGGCGCTCCTCGACGAGCGGGGGCCGCTGGCGCAGCGCGCTCGACGCCGGCGCCTCGGTCGAGTACGGCCGCTCGCCCGCGCTGCGCGTCGCCGTCGCGATGACCGTGCTCGCGTGGGCACTGCACCTGACCGCCGACATCCTGCGCGGAATCGCCGCCGGGCGGGTGCCGTGGGCGAACATGTACGAGTTCGCGCTGACGGGCACGCTCGTGGTGACCACCGTCTACCTCGTGGTGCTGCTGTTCGCCAAGCAGGACCTCCGCTTCCTCGGCACGTTCGTCACGGGCCTCGTGCTCGTGCTGCTCGGCGTGGCCGCCGTGAACTTCTACGTCGAGGTCGCCCCGCTGCCGCCGGCGCTGCAGTCGGTGTGGCTCGTCATCCACGTGTTCGTCGCGACCACGTCGGTCGGGTTCTTCGCGCTCGGATTCGCGCTGTCGGTGCTGCAGCTCATGCAGGCCCGGCGCGAGGCGGTGGTGGCGACCGCGGATGCCGCGAAGAAGTCGTTCCTCGCGACCCTGCCGAACTCGGTGTCCCTCGAGAACCTCGCCTACCGGGTCAACATCATCGGGTTCATCCTGTGGACGTTCACCCTGATGGCCGGCGCGATCTGGGCCGAGAAGGCGTGGGGCCGCTACTGGGGCTGGGACACGAAGGAAGTCTGGACCTTCATCATCTGGGTGATCTACGCCGGCTACATCCACGCGCGGGCGACGCGCGGCTGGCGCGGCACGCGCTCGTCGTGGCTCGCGATCATCGGGTTCAGCGCGGTGCTGTTCAACTTCACGATCGTGAACCTCTTCTTCAAGGGGCTGCACGCGTACAGCGGCCTGTAGGCCGGCGCTCGCTCGCGCTCGGGCGAGGGGGTGGGGACACGCCTGCGCGAACACGCG from Agromyces larvae includes the following:
- the ccsB gene encoding c-type cytochrome biogenesis protein CcsB; the protein is MTFTLDQLSILCVYSAIAVYAIAFVAYAIDLAKRGVAAGAAAEPVVVTAGGGAPERSEDAATRDRVAASRDASDSVGRSSTSGGRWRSALDAGASVEYGRSPALRVAVAMTVLAWALHLTADILRGIAAGRVPWANMYEFALTGTLVVTTVYLVVLLFAKQDLRFLGTFVTGLVLVLLGVAAVNFYVEVAPLPPALQSVWLVIHVFVATTSVGFFALGFALSVLQLMQARREAVVATADAAKKSFLATLPNSVSLENLAYRVNIIGFILWTFTLMAGAIWAEKAWGRYWGWDTKEVWTFIIWVIYAGYIHARATRGWRGTRSSWLAIIGFSAVLFNFTIVNLFFKGLHAYSGL